One Acidobacteriota bacterium genomic window, CTGTTCCAGAGGGTTCCCAGCCAGTTAAAGGTTTTAATTGCCGAAGGCACGCCAATCGTCAGCGTGATGAGTGAAAAGGCGATGGCGGTTCGCGGATCCATCCCACTCATAAACATATGGTGTCCCCAGACGAAAAAGCCTAATAAGCCAATCGCAAAAATTGCATAGACCATCGCTTTGTAACCGAATACCGGTTTGCGCGCGAAGGTTGACAGCACATGGGAAGTCAGCCCCATACCCGGAAGGATGGCGATGTAGACTTCCGGGTGTCCAAAAAACCAGAACAGATGCTGCCACAAAATCGGCGACCCGCCCGATTGTTCGGTCTCCGATGAAATCAATTTACCGCTGACATAGGTTCCGGTTGGAATGAAGAAACTGGTGCCGCCCAGTTGATCGAATAACAGCAGCACGCCTGCGGCTAAAAGCACCGGGAATGAAAGCAGCGAAAGCACCGCAGTGGTAAACCATGCCCAGCAAGTCAGCGGCAAGCGCATTAGCGATAACCCTTTGGTTCGCATATTGAGCATCGTGGTGATGAAATTTAACGAACCCAGCAACGACGCGACACAGAAGAAAGCAATACTCGTCACCCATAGCTGAACGCCAAGCCCTTGCCCGGGTCCTGCAATATCGCCAAGCGCACTGAGCGGCGCATAACCTGTCCAGCCTCCGATGGGTCCCAAGGTCGTCGCCGTACAAAAGAGCGCGGCAATCGCAAAGGCTAACGCAATAAAGGTTGTCCAGAAAGACAACATATTGAGAAGCGGAAATGCCATGTCAGCCGCGCCGATTTGAATCGGCAGAAAATAATTTCCGAATCCTCCCTGCGGCGCAGTCGTCAATACGAAAAACACCATGATGGTGCCGTGCATCGTAACCAGTGACAGGTACATCTCCGGGGTGATGACCCCGTTTGGCGCGGCTTCTGGAAACAGCGTCTTCAAAAACCCGAACGCCTGTCCAGGATAGGCGAGTTGTAAGCGCATCAAAAGA contains:
- a CDS encoding cbb3-type cytochrome c oxidase subunit I translates to MAEVIHPTHESGGAHHHAPPTTWWRKYVFSLDHKVIGIQYFFLALFSAFVGMGLSLLMRLQLAYPGQAFGFLKTLFPEAAPNGVITPEMYLSLVTMHGTIMVFFVLTTAPQGGFGNYFLPIQIGAADMAFPLLNMLSFWTTFIALAFAIAALFCTATTLGPIGGWTGYAPLSALGDIAGPGQGLGVQLWVTSIAFFCVASLLGSLNFITTMLNMRTKGLSLMRLPLTCWAWFTTAVLSLLSFPVLLAAGVLLLFDQLGGTSFFIPTGTYVSGKLISSETEQSGGSPILWQHLFWFFGHPEVYIAILPGMGLTSHVLSTFARKPVFGYKAMVYAIFAIGLLGFFVWGHHMFMSGMDPRTAIAFSLITLTIGVPSAIKTFNWLGTLWNSQIRFDTPMLFSLGFVSLFVSGGITGLFLGQTTVDISLHDTYFPVGHFHLIMGVAAIFGIFTGTYFWFPKMFGRKMNEGLGKLHFFISFIGVNAIFIPFHVMGLVGAPRRYSTHDELNFLKSVMPLHRFITIMVIITIAAQFVFLFNVFWSLAKGKKAEVNPWEATTLEWDIPSPPPFDNFGGVEPVVYRGPYEFSVPGEAKDYSMQTEPPGAKVHGD